In one Thermanaerovibrio velox DSM 12556 genomic region, the following are encoded:
- the lepB gene encoding signal peptidase I: MAKPWWREGFETLFWALVLALILRTFVIQAFWIPSGSMIPTLEPGDRVLVLKFWYHLPNRSPNRGDIVVFKYPVDPRRDFVKRIVGLPGDVVELRRGVVYVNGISLSEPYVVNHDEFDMPPVEVPKGNYFCMGDNRPNSQDSRYWGFVPEKMIKGPAVFRYWPLSRVGVLR; encoded by the coding sequence ATGGCCAAACCGTGGTGGAGAGAGGGCTTCGAAACGCTGTTCTGGGCGCTGGTGCTCGCCCTCATCCTTAGGACCTTCGTGATCCAGGCCTTCTGGATCCCCAGCGGCTCCATGATACCGACCCTTGAGCCCGGGGACCGGGTTTTAGTGCTTAAGTTCTGGTACCACCTTCCGAACCGGTCCCCCAATAGGGGTGACATAGTGGTGTTCAAGTACCCCGTGGACCCCAGGAGGGACTTCGTGAAGCGCATAGTGGGGCTTCCCGGGGACGTGGTGGAGCTCCGCCGGGGGGTGGTCTACGTAAACGGCATCAGCCTGTCCGAGCCCTACGTTGTAAACCACGACGAGTTCGACATGCCCCCGGTGGAGGTTCCCAAGGGGAACTACTTCTGCATGGGGGACAACCGGCCGAACTCACAGGACAGCCGGTATTGGGGTTTCGTGCCCGAGAAGATGATAAAGGGCCCCGCGGTGTTCCGCTATTGGCCCTTGAGCCGGGTGGGGGTGCTCCGGTAG